The nucleotide sequence tttctcgTTCCTTGTTAGGTTGGGCTATACATGGTCCTTGTCCGTCTGCATTAAAGCTTGAGGCGTTCGTGTGCCTAAGCGGAAAAGATCAGACAGCGTTGTGCGATAATGATGAAGCATTGGATGAGCtcataaaacaatattttcaattggATAATTTTGGGGTATGCGAGACGAACAGAGCTAGCAATGCTCAAAATCGCgctttggaaatattgaaacgtACAACGCGTCGTGTGAAAGGCTCATGGGAAACAGGCTTGTTATGGAGAAAAGATCGAGCACCAGAAATTGATAGTCTCACTACTGCGCAAAAAAGATTATTCGCTTTGGAGCGAAAATTAGACCGAGATCCGGAATATGCTTTGCTTTACTATCGGGAGATGGATCGTTTATTCGAAAATGGTTACGCTACGAAGGTAGAAGAAGTCTCGAAACACGAAAGAACGTGGTATTTACCGCACTTTGGAGtacgaaatataaataaacctgGAAAATTGAGACTTGTGTTTGACGCTGCTGCAAAATCGGAAGGGATGAGTTTAAACGATCAACTCGATTCAGGGCCTGATCTACTGCAGTCATTGCCCGGTGTATTAATCCGTTTCAGGCAAGAACAAGTCGCTGTTAAAGCTGACATAAAGGACATGTTCCTTCGCATCCAAGTTCGTAAGGAAGATCGCGGAGCCCAGCGATTCTTGTGGCGCGGAAAAGCAAGAAATGTAGAACCCCAGGTGTTTGAAATGTCGTGTCTTATATTCGGGGCCAAACCATCACCATGTAGCGCTATGTATGTGAAAAACCTAAATGCAAGAAGTTTCGCCAACACGAAGCCAATCGCATCTAGGGCTATAATTAGTAACAGCTACATGGATGACTTTTTGGCTAGTCGAAAGACAGTACAAGAGGTCATAAGCCTTGTTCGTGACGTAGTGGAAATTAATGCGAGTGCCAATTTTGAGATGCATGATTGGGCTTGTAACGACGATCAAGCATTAAGTGAAATAACGGATCAAAAACGATCAGTTAGCAATCAAGAAAACAATCTGTGCGATCGAGCAACGGAACGTGTACTAGGTCTCTTTTGGGACACACGATCTGACACGTTAGGCTTCAATGTCGGAGTTGGGAAAATTCCGAAAAGTTTACTAAACGGTGAAAGGATTCCAACGAAACGCGAATATCTGCGAGTAGTGATGTCCGTTTTTGACCCCCTTGGATTTGTGTCTAAATTTACTCTTATGTCAAAAATACTAATGCAAGAGATATGGCGCAGTGGCGTTGGATGGGACAACCCAATTCGGAAAGAAGAACATGAGGGATGGCTCTCTTGGTTGAAGCACCTTCGCAGCGTGCAAAACGTACGCATTCCACGTTGTGTGTCACCGATTGGGAAACATTACGTAAAAGCGGACTTGCATGTCTTTTGCGATGCAAGTTTAAAGGCATACACTGCTGCCGCATATTTACGTTTTGAAGTAGAAGATGCCCCAGCGCATGTTGCGCTTGTTATGGCTAAAACGAGGGTAGCGCCCTTGAAACCATTATCGATACCCCGGTTAGAATTGCAAGCTGCCTTATTAGCATCCAGACTAGCCAACACGGTTCAAAAGGagcttgaaattgaaattagtcAACGCGTATTTTGGAGTGATTCTATTACGGTAATACGCTGGATAAGATCCGAACCGCGCATACGGCAGATCTTCGTTTCACATCGCTTAGGGGAAATCGGGGAGCtaacaaaaatttcagaatggCGATGGGTACCATCGCGTTTAAACCCGGCTGATGACGCCACACGGTGGTCGGACGCAGTGCTTCATGCAAATCAGCGATGGTTTGTTGGTCCAGATTTCCTTAAGCAAGATGAACGATCGTGGCCCGTTGAAAAAAGCCTAAGTGACAAAGAGAAAGAAACGATCGATGGAATGGAATTGCGAAAAGAGTTCGTTTTCACCATGAATATGGTGCCAAGTTATTTTCCTGTAACGGGCAAAATGTTAGGCTGGCCTGGTCTGCTCGCGGTGGCCAGACGTATTCGAGGATTTTTTAACCGTTGGCAAAAGAAGCCACGAGGCGAAATTGACTGCGATGCGGTACTTTCAGCCGAACAGTACTGGTTTCGCGAAATACAAACGGAGTATTTTGCCCAAGAACTGGACGCCATAGGAAAGGGAAAAGAAattaataggagtagtaagatCATACAACTGCAACCTTTTCTTGATGAACGTGGAATTTTGCGAGCGAATGGACGCGTAACAAAGATTGCAGGTTacgaattcaataataatcCTATAATTCTGGAAGGAAAACATCCAGCGACGCGAGCTCTCGTTATGGAGTATCATCGTCGCTTCTTTCATGCAAGCCGCGATTCAGTTGTTAATGAACTTCGGCAAAAGTATTACATAATAGGTCTTAGAAATCTACTTCGATCACTAATAAGTAAGTGCTTGGTTTGCAAATTACGTAGAGGTAAGCCAACTAATCCGAAGATGGCTGCACTACCAGCCGGGCGATTGGCATATCGTGAAAGACCGTTTACCCACTGTGGTATCGATTATTTTGGACCAATGCACGTAAAGATTGGTCGTCGAAGAGAGAAAAGATGGGGAGTTATCTTTACTTGTTTAACAACGAGAGCTATATATTTAGAGATGGCTCATAGCTTGAGCGCAAGTTCGGCGATTATGGCGTTGCGGAGGTTAACTGCGAGGAGAGGATCTCCTTCAGTCATTTACAGCGACAATGCGACCAATTTTGCGAAAGCAAGTAAAGAGCTTAGAGACGCGATAGCCAACATAGATGTCGATAAACAAAAGGAATATGCAGCAGCGAATCGCATAAAATGGCTATTTATACCACCCGATGCGCCGCATATGGGTGGAGCCTGGGAGCGTTTGATTAGATCAGTAAAGAACGCACTTAGTGTTGTATTGCGTGAGCAAGCGCCCAGCGAAGAAGTTCTTCTTACCTTACTAGCAGAGATAGAACACTCCGTAAATTCACGCCCGTTAACGCACGTATCAATAGATCCGAGGGATAATGAAGCGCTGACCCCCAATCATTTCATCATTGGGACATCATCAGGGGCGCCTAATTTACATACTTACGAAGCGAGGGCTGTGTGTCCCAAAAATCAATGGAAGATAGCGCAATCATTTGCAGACTCATTCTGGAGACGATGGCTCAAAGAGTATCTACCaacccaaattccaaggacAAAATGGAATACCACGGGAGACCAACTAGCAGTGGACGATATAGTTTTGTTAATCGACTACCAAGCACCTCGCAATACTTGGAAACGCGGAAAAATAGTGGAGGTCTTCCCTGGCGAAGATGGAGTAGTCAGGGTAGCGAAAGTGCGTACGTCAACGGGCGAATTTATGCGTCCTGCACGAAAGCTTATTCGGTTGATTATGGCAGAATAGGTACAAAATTCAAGTGAATTTTGTACGAGGGGGAGAATGTATAGTACAGATTTagtttaagtttatttaatggattataatggaaaatttatttgtaatgtttaatatctaATGTATGATAATGTTAAGTTTCTTTAATGTTAAGCAAAGAAGCgcatttgtttcaattattatatgtttattttataagcgaTTGATGCACCGATTCGCAACATTGTAATCATAGACGCGGGAATATTAGCTATAAAGGGCATATGTTATCATTAAAATCGGAAAAGTCTGATTGTGTCGACTCTCAACGGTGTAGCCCAGCGTGCGCGGAAAACTAAAGGGTTTTCTGTGGCCGTCAAGCTCCCCGCGTGCTCGGAAAGATGAAAATCTTTTCGAGGCCGCTATAGACCTCAATTGGGTAGACATCTACCGCTATGAAGGTCCACGCGTGCACGGGAAGACGAAGTCGACCCGGGGCCGCTAAGCTACCGGCGAAACCGGCAGAGTTGACTTTTTTAATGAGtgattattcgaatttataagaaaattcaatagaaatgctcgtaagtagcgaggttccgcgtCTATGAAGGGCGAAGCATTTTCGGACGTTATCGGTAGCGTTCGTCAACAATCGGTATCGCGTTATCGCTCCATCGAGTCCGTGAGCGCGGAGCAGGTATTCATTCTCTTCCCAGCGACCGAATAAATAACATTTGCAGACGCCTGCGTTCCTTGTTCAAAATTCTGCTGAAATAAAGttggttatatttatttaaaatcgagttaaattatttatgcctACAAAATCCTGTACATGATCTACATATGAACTACATATGAACAGCATATAACAGTCAACAATTGCATATGTGATCTATATATGAACTACATATGAACAGCATATAATAGTCAACAATTGCATATGCGATCTACATATGAACTAAATCCAACATATGCATACAATGACAGACTTTTATTGCGTAGTTTTTTCCGCCAAAGCAACGCCATTTTTAAAGAACATATTCGTAATCAAAAATAGTGATTCCTATTCTCCGTAGCTCATCCAGAATCAAATATACGATGCTATATAGCATAAACTGCAATCAAAATGGACGATAGCCAGCCGATCGCTCTATTTCAGCGGGTGTCTAATAAATCGAATGGAGAGACAACGCGTCCATTGAAATCGTGCGAATGgcaaaatttcatttatcgATTACAATTTTTCCATCGGCGAGCAGCGACGGAAAATTGCATTTTCGCGAACGATAAACAACCTGCATGGAAATGTCGCAAATTGAAATAGTCGGTTCACGACTGTAGTTATCAAAATTTCTGTCCCGTTTCGTTCGTGTAATTCTCCTTTCGACAGCAATTATCGATGCGCGGGAAAGTGTCGAAAAATTCGACGGGATTCGCCGTGGCGGTAATCGCAGATCCGCGGAATCCGCGCGGCGATTAAGCTGAAAGCACGCGTTCACGGCGAAATTTCCCAACGTAACCGTCTGCTCGCATTAAAGGGATAAATTAAGTTAAACGCTGCAGAATTAATTACTCGCGTGGCTCTTTCGTGCGAGCGTTACCTCGCGGTTTGCGTGCTCCTTCGTGCGGCCAGAAAATATTTTCGACCGTGGTTGACGTGGATGCGTTATCGTCGATTGTGCTCAAAAtgaattcaatttgaaaaaataccGGCACTCTCGAAACACCTTTACTCACAAGATATGCTTCTCTCATCAAGTTTTGtcaaaataaaacttttaatttcttaaatattttaattcgagCAAAGGTTGGACAGCGAAATTTTGTATTACACGGATTATCGGTAAACGATTGATTTGTTTGAAGTTCAAACTATTTTCGCGGAATCAAtgagtaaaaaaaaaaaggttgcaGAATGGATAAGTAGGTGCTCGAATATCCGTTGAGTGAACAGACTCTTTGTGAGGCTGTCTCTCGGCAACCATTTTCGCTGACAGAAGGGCGCAAGGATTAATCATTTCCCTGGAGAGTCTCTAGCACAACGTGCGCACAGTAACTCGGTTAACGTCGAGTTCGCTGGAAAAATTGGAACATGGCCTGGACCATGTGCAACGTGCAAAGAATTGGATCATTATAATTTCACGAACAGGAAAATCCGTAGatcatgtaattaatttttagccAGGAACGTTCAGCTTCCACGCAAAGCACGTTGTCATCCATAGCGTTCTTAGTAATTGGCATTACGCCAACTGTGGTAAGCTGTCACCTTCATTCCCCCGGGAATTTTATTCCTCCTTGGCTATGAACGATCCGGTAAAAATATGTGGTTTCTGTTAGAAACGCCATCGTAACGTTTTTGTTAAGCACCGCTTGATGAAAGATCATTTAAGGGCTTCACATTTTTTGAAGAAATTCGAAGAGTAAGGTTATTCTTTGCAGGTTTAGTAAAtaactttattaatattattagtgggtgtaattattatatgtagCACTTCATTGATAcagtgttcaatttttaatattaatttaattggaATAATAGTTCATTGGTAAATGCTACTTGTGTATATttagataaaattgataatgaaGCGAGGCAGAGCTATTCttgtttctacaatttttataatagtaATACTACACTTGTCAACATTTTAACTGTCACAATGAAAATTGATGTATTTTGTCAGACAAACTGTAATCTATCTCTAAAGAGTCTATTAATCTGCGCATGCGCTCATGAGTCTACGCATGCGCACACGAGTCTACGCATGCGCACTCTGATCTGCGCAGATCTAACCTCAGAATAACTATTATCGAATGCGCAGATCTATTAGGCCCAAAATTAGTTTCTTTGCTTCTAAATGCAATCGATTTATATCTTTTAATTATGTATCTTATATTTAATCCTATCTctgtgttaaataaaatatttcgtatCTTATACAACATTTTcaagtaatataatattatttttaacacaaagttgtaaattaattctgtaaattttaaatagaacCTGCAGAATTTCTCAGCTcgttcttattttatttatactaattCGTAAGAAATACCGGCTTCAATTACTATGAAACTAGTACGACAATGAAGCGATAAATATGAAAGCTatattaaaaagttacaaaacataattaaaatataaaagcgTCCTATTTACACAAAATGACAATCTATCTAGAAcatgaatttgagaaatttgaagaagaaTGTATTGCTAAAAAAAGGAAATTGCGAGACAATGGATTAAACTCTGTTCACGTATTTTTACGAGATGGACCTGTCAGGTGTTTAGCAATTTTCACAATGAAGCCACAACAAGTTGACAGCGTGAATTATAGCCAGTTGATCGGATCAAATCGATCGGGGTCGCAGCAGGGTTTATTGAAATGCCATCACGAATCGAGTGTGAAGAAGACTTGGGACTAGAATTCCAATTTCGATCCCCAACGTCGCGTCGTTCTTCTTGATGATTATGACTAAAGCCTAATTACGCTGTCGTCTGCGAATTCCACGGTTCTTTCGTTCTTGGAAATCGAACGTGAACCGTCGTTAATTGCCCCAAAACAAGAAAAAACACCGTAATTGCATTCTTATCCTCTTTCTGCATAATGACATttcattgcatttttattttgactATCTCTCTACTTTTTTGTACCATTCTGGTTTATGGATTCTACTAACCCTGCAGACGTTGTACAAAACATTAAAGTAGTATCTTATTATAATActgatataaattttaaaaagtgcAATATACTTTAAAATTGTTAGTGTATgactttgttaaattttaatatttattcgaattaaaaattttcttcttcttcaaactgttaatatttaatcatattatagttacaagacaaattttttattttgtgccttgcaatattttattaaatatttaaatatttttattttgtgcgACCATAGTTCTTTTAGACAATAGTGTGTGATGCTAAAATGGTTTAGCTGCACAGTTTCTTATGGGCCACGCTGTACACGTAAGATGCTAATGGAAGGTTGCAATAGCTTCAGTTGTATTTTCAAGAAATACACGTCGACACGCGGGGACATTGAATAACAGGAAACCGTGTACTTCTGAAATTGAACGAAACGATAACCGTTCTACGAACGAACGTTGAGCAAACGTAGTTCGCGCGCAGGAAAGAGAAAGACAGAAAATTCCAAGAGGAGTTTGCATTTTCGTCGATTATCCTCGCCATCGCTGCTCC is from Megachile rotundata isolate GNS110a chromosome 2, iyMegRotu1, whole genome shotgun sequence and encodes:
- the LOC143263990 gene encoding uncharacterized protein LOC143263990; the protein is MASEKVDFRIRGIHDVYEVKHAVSVLDLNLPIQTLSKSIVEHIKFAENVTLQAYDAAQPKILLGQDNWEIIVTREFREIKMYKFGISRSLLGWAIHGPCPSALKLEAFVCLSGKDQTALCDNDEALDELIKQYFQLDNFGVCETNRASNAQNRALEILKRTTRRVKGSWETGLLWRKDRAPEIDSLTTAQKRLFALERKLDRDPEYALLYYREMDRLFENGYATKVEEVSKHERTWYLPHFGVRNINKPGKLRLVFDAAAKSEGMSLNDQLDSGPDLLQSLPGVLIRFRQEQVAVKADIKDMFLRIQVRKEDRGAQRFLWRGKARNVEPQVFEMSCLIFGAKPSPCSAMYVKNLNARSFANTKPIASRAIISNSYMDDFLASRKTVQEVISLVRDVVEINASANFEMHDWACNDDQALSEITDQKRSVSNQENNLCDRATERVLGLFWDTRSDTLGFNVGVGKIPKSLLNGERIPTKREYLRVVMSVFDPLGFVSKFTLMSKILMQEIWRSGVGWDNPIRKEEHEGWLSWLKHLRSVQNVRIPRCVSPIGKHYVKADLHVFCDASLKAYTAAAYLRFEVEDAPAHVALVMAKTRVAPLKPLSIPRLELQAALLASRLANTVQKELEIEISQRVFWSDSITVIRWIRSEPRIRQIFVSHRLGEIGELTKISEWRWVPSRLNPADDATRWSDAVLHANQRWFVGPDFLKQDERSWPVEKSLSDKEKETIDGMELRKEFVFTMNMVPSYFPVTGKMLGWPGLLAVARRIRGFFNRWQKKPRGEIDCDAVLSAEQYWFREIQTEYFAQELDAIGKGKEINRSSKIIQLQPFLDERGILRANGRVTKIAGYEFNNNPIILEGKHPATRALVMEYHRRFFHASRDSVVNELRQKYYIIGLRNLLRSLISKCLVCKLRRGKPTNPKMAALPAGRLAYRERPFTHCGIDYFGPMHVKIGRRREKRWGVIFTCLTTRAIYLEMAHSLSASSAIMALRRLTARRGSPSVIYSDNATNFAKASKELRDAIANIDVDKQKEYAAANRIKWLFIPPDAPHMGGAWERLIRSVKNALSVVLREQAPSEEVLLTLLAEIEHSVNSRPLTHVSIDPRDNEALTPNHFIIGTSSGAPNLHTYEARAVCPKNQWKIAQSFADSFWRRWLKEYLPTQIPRTKWNTTGDQLAVDDIVLLIDYQAPRNTWKRGKIVEVFPGEDGVVRVAKVRTSTGEFMRPARKLIRLIMAE